In Malus sylvestris chromosome 15, drMalSylv7.2, whole genome shotgun sequence, a single genomic region encodes these proteins:
- the LOC126601598 gene encoding pentatricopeptide repeat-containing protein At2g22070-like: MKARHSLRGAIDLLFSRGSATAETYTRLVLKCVRANDVAAAKRLQSHMDLHSFQPTKTFVHNRILQLYAKYGNLADARNLFDKMPKRDIYSWNSMLSAYAKSGSLEELGTMFDQMPSRDLVSYNTVIAGAVANGCLSKALEAFVKMQEEGLEPSEHTFVSMLQACTRLLNFRIGKQIHGRVVVRNLEGNAFLLNALIDMYAKCSGIDQARWLFDWLVDKDVVSWNLMIFRYLKNGQPEKCIDLFRAMQASGLKPDQVAVSNVISAYFQTGNIVEAKKEFDGIKEKDKICWTTMIVGYAQVGREEDALILFGKMLLENVRPDSFTISSIVSSSAKLSYLYHGRVVHGKAVHMGVVNNLLVSSALVDMYCKCGVTEDARVVFELMPSRNVVSWNALITGYVQNGKDLEALALYENMLQEDIKPNNVTFVGVLSACVHANLIEEGQKYFDSISEQSGTAPTMDHYACMVCLLGHSGCIDKAVCLIESMPYEPNSLIWSTLLSVCAVKGDIEHAEMAAKHLFEFEPLSAGPYIILSNMYATSRRWEDVARIRSLMKDKNVKKFPAYSWIEIDNNVHKFSSEDRTHPETQQIYEELNKLIRKLQESGFTPNTKLVLHNVGEEEKFESICYHSEKLALAFGLFKKPNARIPIRIIKNVRVCGDCHEFMKLVSQATGRAIILRDSKRFHHFNDGNCSCKNCW; this comes from the coding sequence ATGAAAGCTAGGCACAGTCTCCGCGGCGCCATAGACCTATTGTTCTCGCGCGGCAGCGCCACCGCCGAGACCTACACGCGGCTCGTGCTCAAATGCGTTCGAGCCAACGATGTCGCCGCAGCGAAGAGGTTGCAATCTCACATGGACCTTCACTCGTTTCAGCCCACCAAGACTTTCGTCCATAACAGGATCCTCCAGCTCTATGCAAAATACGGAAATCTTGCTGACGCCCGCAACCTGTTCGACAAAATGCCCAAGAGAGACATTTACTCGTGGAATTCCATGCTTTCTGCTTATGCGAAATCTGGGTCCCTTGAGGAATTGGGGACAATGTTTGATCAGATGCCTTCGCGGGATTTGGTCTCGTACAATACGGTGATTGCTGGGGCTGTGGCTAATGGGTGTTTGAGCAAGGCGTTGGAGGCTTTTGTGAAAATGCAAGAAGAAGGACTCGAGCCTTCGGAGCATACTTTTGTAAGCATGTTGCAAGCTTGCACCAGATTACTGAATTTTAGGATTGGGAAGCAAATTCATGGGAGAGTAGTTGTTCGTAATTTGGAAGGCAATGCGTTTCTTTTGAATGCGTTGATCGATATGTACGCCAAGTGCAGTGGCATTGATCAGGCTCGGTggttgtttgattggttggttgATAAGGATGTGGTGTCCTGGAATTTGATGATTTTCAGGTATTTGAAAAACGGGCAGCCTGAAAAATGCATTGATTTGTTTCGTGCAATGCAAGCATCAGGTTTGAAGCCTGACCAGGTTGCGGTGTCAAATGTTATCAGTGCTTACTTTCAAACCGGAAATATAGTAGAAGCAAAGAAGGAATTTGATGGGATCAAGGAGAAGGATAAGATTTGTTGGACAACAATGATAGTAGGATATGCACAGGTTGGCAGAGAAGAGGATGCTTTGATATTGTTCGGTAAGATGCTATTGGAAAATGTCAGGCCTGATAGTTTTACCATCTCAAGTATAGTTAGTTCCAGTGCAAAGTTATCGTATTTGTATCACGGACGGGTTGTTCATGGAAAGGCAGTGCATATGGGAGTCGTCAATAATTTGCTCGTGTCTAGTGCTCTGGTTGATATGTATTGCAAATGTGGAGTTACTGAAGATGCTCGTGTGGTTTTTGAATTGATGCCATCACGGAATGTGGTTTCTTGGAATGCTTTGATTACAGGGTATGTACAAAATGGGAAGGACCTAGAAGCCTTAGCCCTATATGAGAACATGCTACAAGAAGACATAAAGCCAAATAATGTTACTTTCGTAGGTGTTTTATCTGCTTGTGTCCATGCTAATTTGATTGAAGAAGGACAGAAGTATTTCGATTCAATAAGTGAACAAAGTGGTACGGCTCCCACTATGGACCATTATGCATGTATGGTGTGTCTCCTTGGCCATTCAGGTTGCATAGACAAAGCAGTATGTCTTATTGAAAGTATGCCTTATGAACCGAATAGTTTGATTTGGTCCACTCTTCTATCTGTTTGCGCAGTGAAAGGTGACATTGAACATGCCGAGATGGCAGCTAAGCATCTATTTGAATTTGAGCCACTCAGTGCTGGACCTTACATCATACTCTCCAACATGTATGCTACTTCTAGAAGATGGGAAGACGTGGCGCGTATAAGGTCTCTCATGAAGgacaaaaatgtcaagaagttTCCTGCTTACAGTTGGATTGAGATTGATAACAATGTTCACAAATTTTCATCAGAAGACCGAACTCATCCAGAAACACAACAAATTTACGAGGAACTGAACAAACTGATAAGGAAACTGCAGGAATCTGGGTTTACTCCCAACACGAAACTGGTTCTTCATAACGTTGGGGAGGAGGAGAAGTTTGAGTCCATCTGTTATCACAGCGAGAAACTTGCTCTTGCATTTGGTTTATTCAAAAAACCTAATGCAAGGATACCCATAAGGATCATAAAGAACGTCCGTGTTTGCGGAGATTGCCATGAGTTTATGAAGCTTGTGTCTCAAGCTACTGGAAGGGCTATCATCTTAAGAGATTCAAAAAGGTTTCACCATTTTAATGATGGGAATTGCTCCTGCAAGAACTGCTGGTGA